Proteins from a single region of Noviherbaspirillum saxi:
- a CDS encoding iron-containing alcohol dehydrogenase, with the protein MTAFEFSTVPSIIAEYGAMRRFGVILRERFAQERLCLITDRFLRDSGLLAPALASLHGTGWKVTIIDDVVADPPEEVVLAAAERALASGAELIVGFGGGSSMDVAKLIAALLGSNQSLQTMYGVGNITGPRLPLVQVPTTAGTGSEVTPISIVTTGATTKAGVVSPMLYADLTVLDAELTVGLPPHVTAATGIDAIVHAIEAYTSRHKKNPLSDMLAREALRLLSTNLLPVFRNGSDRKAREAMLLGAMLAGQAFANAPVAAVHALAYPIGGIFHVPHGLSNSLVLPHVLRFNAPAASALYSELAEIVVPNCSGSDEARCHALIQALEGLAAATGIERKLREVGISDADLPRLASDAMLQTRLLVNNPREVSEVDALAIYLAAY; encoded by the coding sequence ATGACCGCATTCGAATTCAGCACCGTCCCCTCGATCATCGCCGAATATGGTGCTATGCGCCGTTTCGGCGTCATTCTGCGCGAACGTTTTGCACAGGAGCGCTTGTGCCTGATCACCGACCGATTCTTGCGGGACAGCGGGCTGCTTGCGCCGGCGCTCGCGAGCCTGCATGGAACCGGTTGGAAGGTGACCATCATCGACGATGTGGTTGCCGATCCTCCGGAAGAGGTCGTGCTGGCTGCGGCCGAACGTGCGCTTGCATCCGGTGCGGAACTCATCGTCGGCTTCGGCGGCGGCTCGTCGATGGACGTGGCGAAATTGATCGCCGCGCTTCTCGGATCAAACCAGTCACTACAAACGATGTATGGTGTCGGCAACATCACCGGCCCTCGACTTCCCCTCGTGCAGGTACCGACCACCGCAGGTACCGGCTCCGAAGTCACGCCGATTTCGATTGTCACCACTGGCGCAACCACCAAGGCGGGCGTCGTGTCGCCCATGCTGTACGCGGACCTGACGGTGCTCGATGCCGAACTGACCGTTGGCTTGCCGCCGCATGTGACCGCAGCCACCGGAATCGATGCGATCGTGCATGCGATCGAGGCCTATACCTCCAGGCACAAGAAGAATCCGCTATCGGACATGCTGGCGCGCGAAGCTCTTCGATTGCTCTCCACCAATCTGCTGCCAGTCTTCCGAAATGGCAGCGACCGCAAGGCACGCGAAGCGATGCTGCTGGGTGCGATGCTTGCGGGCCAGGCATTTGCCAATGCGCCGGTCGCCGCAGTGCACGCGCTCGCCTATCCGATCGGCGGCATCTTTCATGTTCCGCATGGATTGTCGAATTCGCTGGTACTGCCCCACGTGCTGCGCTTCAATGCGCCGGCCGCAAGCGCGCTTTATAGTGAGCTGGCAGAGATCGTGGTGCCCAATTGCAGCGGTAGCGATGAAGCGCGCTGCCATGCACTGATTCAAGCCCTCGAAGGACTCGCGGCCGCGACGGGTATCGAGCGCAAGTTGCGCGAGGTCGGCATCAGCGACGCGGACCTGCCACGCTTGGCCTCCGATGCGATGCTTCAAACGCGCCTCCTGGTCAATAATCCCCGCGAGGTAAGCGAAGTGGATGCCCTCGCCATTTATCTGGCCGCGTACTAA
- a CDS encoding helix-turn-helix domain-containing protein, giving the protein MKTYYSVQCFSDANEHGRSVVNLTQDYFQIDKGRFQSTLQQIDLDGIHAFHERTNCDIVQCGGVLPSAVVLAWTVPAHSLDASDRNNGSHVHSGFKRGGGDWMYRVAGGMEVSGITMSAAEFDRLVEPLGFATKRNASRHIKFMHDSHAFSVLRLGIDELKNHVEHLDREQVRAMLRKQLLDAIFCALQEAEVAGRPNLTRQTYNDIVKRSQDLVLGNPEDPPSVLDLCTELRVCRRTLQTSFTHIMGMSPSSYLRKIRLGSVRRLLRSIPASQMTISEAAARWGFFHLGSFSNDYRQFFGELPSQTLRFGAGH; this is encoded by the coding sequence ATGAAAACTTACTATTCAGTGCAGTGTTTTTCTGATGCGAATGAGCACGGAAGAAGTGTCGTCAATCTCACTCAGGATTATTTTCAAATCGACAAGGGTCGTTTCCAAAGCACCCTGCAGCAAATCGATCTCGACGGTATCCATGCCTTCCACGAGCGCACCAATTGCGACATCGTCCAGTGCGGCGGTGTTTTACCGAGTGCCGTCGTGTTGGCATGGACCGTTCCTGCGCATTCTTTGGACGCAAGCGACCGAAACAACGGCAGCCACGTGCATTCCGGATTCAAGCGCGGCGGAGGGGATTGGATGTACCGCGTGGCTGGCGGCATGGAGGTGTCTGGCATCACCATGTCGGCTGCGGAATTCGATCGGCTTGTTGAACCTTTAGGATTCGCAACAAAGCGAAACGCCAGCCGGCACATTAAGTTCATGCACGACAGTCATGCATTTTCTGTACTGCGTTTGGGCATTGATGAATTGAAAAATCATGTCGAGCACCTCGACCGCGAGCAGGTGCGCGCCATGCTGCGCAAGCAGTTGCTCGATGCGATCTTCTGCGCCCTGCAGGAAGCGGAAGTGGCTGGGCGTCCCAATCTGACGCGCCAGACTTACAACGATATCGTGAAACGTAGCCAGGACCTGGTACTGGGCAATCCTGAAGATCCGCCCTCGGTACTCGATCTATGTACGGAACTTCGCGTGTGCCGGCGCACGCTGCAAACGAGTTTCACGCACATCATGGGCATGTCGCCTTCTTCCTATCTGCGCAAGATACGCCTGGGCAGCGTGAGGCGCCTTTTACGCTCGATCCCCGCTTCTCAAATGACAATCAGCGAAGCAGCGGCACGTTGGGGCTTCTTCCATCTGGGAAGTTTCTCGAACGACTACCGGCAGTTTTTCGGCGAATTGCCGTCTCAAACTTTGCGCTTCGGTGCCGGACATTAG
- a CDS encoding flavin monoamine oxidase family protein produces MQDKEQNSNTPLDFNRRDFMRRAGASAGAVAAGGVLGTASSAANAGGAQRKAKTKGVDYDVIVLGGGFAGVTAARDSSKNGYKTLLLEARDRLGGRTFTSEFAGHKVELGGTWIHWTQPFVWAEVQRYQLDVVETPKGKIVEPGTTLKVLVDGRCETLDKPEQLGPVFGAFNKYFADASAIWERPYDTAFCLPEVLKHEKLSALDAAQKMNLTPVQRVVLEAYLMGLSHGPASQAAYVEVSRWWALPGGNMKALFDAGGRYTFKDGTVSLINKMIEDGKFEMRLKTPVKSVDDRGDHVVVTTVNGQRYTAAAVIVGLPMNVVHNVQFTPALDPRVVEAGREKHVGCGIKLMIKVKGRLAKNKVTALGPASHPLPIVSTYVAEDDYTIMTMFGSDPKRIDYRDKAAVQAALRDYFPEAVVEQVHFNPWTDDPYSQGTWCDYKPGWFEKYLPHFQKDRGRVVFGQGDHGEGWRGFIDGAIGAGMGAAVRVKARLG; encoded by the coding sequence ATGCAAGACAAAGAGCAAAACAGCAACACGCCGTTGGATTTCAATCGGCGCGACTTCATGCGCCGCGCAGGTGCAAGCGCAGGCGCGGTGGCTGCTGGCGGTGTCCTCGGCACAGCTTCCTCGGCGGCGAATGCAGGCGGTGCGCAACGCAAGGCAAAGACCAAGGGCGTCGACTACGACGTGATCGTGCTGGGCGGCGGTTTTGCCGGCGTGACGGCAGCACGCGACAGTTCCAAGAATGGTTACAAGACGCTGCTGCTGGAAGCGCGCGACCGTCTGGGCGGGCGCACCTTCACCAGCGAGTTCGCCGGTCACAAAGTTGAACTTGGCGGCACCTGGATTCACTGGACCCAGCCGTTCGTCTGGGCCGAAGTGCAGCGCTACCAGCTCGACGTGGTCGAGACGCCCAAAGGCAAGATCGTTGAGCCGGGCACGACGCTCAAGGTACTGGTCGACGGGCGCTGCGAGACGCTGGACAAGCCGGAGCAGCTCGGCCCGGTGTTTGGCGCGTTCAACAAGTATTTCGCCGATGCCAGCGCGATCTGGGAGCGTCCGTACGACACAGCATTTTGCTTGCCGGAGGTCCTCAAGCACGAAAAGCTGAGCGCGCTGGATGCTGCGCAAAAGATGAACCTCACACCGGTGCAGCGGGTCGTGCTGGAAGCTTATCTAATGGGCTTGTCGCACGGCCCGGCCAGCCAGGCAGCGTATGTCGAAGTCAGCCGCTGGTGGGCTCTGCCGGGCGGCAATATGAAAGCGCTCTTCGATGCGGGCGGCCGCTACACCTTCAAGGATGGCACGGTCAGCCTGATCAACAAGATGATCGAGGATGGCAAGTTCGAGATGCGTCTGAAGACGCCGGTCAAGTCAGTCGATGACCGTGGCGATCATGTGGTCGTAACCACGGTGAACGGACAGCGTTATACAGCCGCTGCCGTGATCGTGGGCCTGCCGATGAACGTGGTGCACAACGTCCAGTTCACGCCGGCGCTGGACCCGCGGGTGGTCGAGGCCGGGCGCGAGAAGCATGTGGGCTGCGGCATCAAACTGATGATCAAGGTCAAGGGACGTCTGGCGAAAAACAAGGTGACTGCGCTGGGCCCCGCATCGCATCCGCTGCCGATCGTCTCGACCTATGTGGCTGAAGACGACTACACCATCATGACGATGTTCGGCTCCGATCCCAAACGCATCGACTACCGCGACAAGGCGGCGGTGCAGGCCGCGCTGCGCGATTACTTCCCGGAGGCGGTCGTCGAGCAAGTCCATTTCAATCCGTGGACGGACGATCCCTACAGCCAGGGCACCTGGTGCGACTACAAGCCGGGCTGGTTCGAAAAATACCTTCCTCATTTCCAGAAGGATCGCGGCCGGGTGGTCTTCGGCCAGGGCGATCACGGCGAGGGATGGCGCGGCTTCATCGATGGCGCGATCGGTGCCGGCATGGGCGCGGCCGTTCGCGTCAAGGCACGGCTCGGCTGA
- a CDS encoding DUF1302 domain-containing protein encodes MNNKKQVRFGTLRRTALVMAAAALCAGVCGSAAAFQIDTGNEDFQVHWDNTVRYNFGKRVEAQDPAILANPNKDDGNRNFGKGSAVTNRLDLLTELDIVYKENFGARVSAAGWYDQAYSGGFDNTSVATSNHLLNGAPALGLSNYTKRYFKGPSGEWLDAFLFGSFDLGTMPMTVRAGRHTVYWGESLLDPVNGIAYGQAPLDLGKGLSTPGVEAKELFRPITQISGTLQATPTLSLAGQYFLKWEENRFPESGSYLMDIDPLLRGGESYILGPGFSLTQGKTIEPKNRGEWGLAARWSPQWLDGTAGFYVRRFADKMPQLIVNMATGEYLTNYAADVDMVGFSLSKQIAGVSVGMDLNYRKNMPLNNEGALVFSNAELPALGQTLAPRGKTLHGVLNALGSIKQTPVFDSASWIAELSWTRLLSVTSDPQDIFTGRAAYTDIDRATKDYVGIGLKFTPKWYQVFPGADLSMPIAYSRGLSGNSVVLGGGNKDSGSYSIGLGLDVYSKYRFDLQYADYFGPYRTEDGAVVTASGNAAVKDRGTVYLTFKTTF; translated from the coding sequence ATGAACAACAAAAAACAAGTCCGATTCGGCACACTTCGCCGCACCGCCCTCGTCATGGCGGCAGCTGCACTGTGCGCCGGCGTGTGCGGCAGCGCCGCCGCCTTCCAGATCGATACCGGCAACGAGGACTTCCAGGTCCACTGGGACAACACGGTCCGCTACAACTTCGGCAAGCGCGTCGAAGCGCAAGACCCAGCGATTCTGGCAAATCCGAACAAGGATGACGGCAACCGCAATTTCGGCAAGGGCAGCGCGGTCACCAACCGCCTCGATCTGCTGACCGAACTCGATATCGTGTACAAGGAGAATTTTGGCGCGCGCGTGTCGGCCGCAGGCTGGTATGACCAGGCGTATTCGGGCGGGTTCGACAACACCAGCGTCGCCACTTCCAACCACTTGCTCAACGGCGCGCCGGCCCTGGGTTTGTCCAACTATACCAAGCGCTATTTCAAGGGACCGTCCGGCGAATGGCTCGATGCCTTCCTGTTCGGATCCTTCGATCTCGGCACCATGCCGATGACCGTGCGCGCGGGACGGCATACGGTGTACTGGGGCGAGAGCCTGCTGGACCCGGTGAACGGCATCGCCTACGGACAGGCGCCGCTGGACCTGGGCAAGGGCCTGTCCACCCCCGGGGTCGAGGCCAAGGAATTGTTCCGCCCCATCACACAGATTTCCGGCACGCTGCAGGCCACGCCGACACTGTCACTGGCCGGCCAATATTTCCTCAAGTGGGAAGAAAACCGGTTTCCGGAATCCGGCAGCTATTTGATGGACATCGATCCGCTGCTGCGTGGCGGGGAATCGTACATTCTCGGACCAGGATTCTCGCTGACGCAAGGAAAGACCATCGAGCCGAAGAACCGCGGCGAATGGGGCCTGGCAGCACGCTGGAGTCCGCAATGGCTGGACGGCACGGCGGGCTTCTACGTGCGCCGCTTCGCCGACAAGATGCCGCAACTCATTGTGAATATGGCCACCGGCGAGTACCTGACCAACTATGCCGCAGATGTCGACATGGTTGGCTTCAGCCTGTCCAAGCAGATCGCCGGTGTGAGCGTCGGCATGGACCTGAACTACCGCAAGAACATGCCGCTCAATAACGAGGGCGCACTCGTCTTCTCGAATGCGGAACTGCCTGCACTGGGCCAAACGCTTGCTCCGCGCGGCAAGACGCTGCACGGCGTGTTGAATGCACTTGGTTCGATCAAGCAAACACCGGTGTTCGATAGCGCGAGCTGGATCGCCGAACTTTCCTGGACCCGCTTGCTGTCGGTGACGAGCGATCCGCAAGACATCTTTACCGGCCGCGCCGCATACACGGATATCGACAGGGCAACCAAGGATTATGTGGGGATCGGCCTGAAGTTCACACCGAAGTGGTACCAAGTGTTCCCGGGTGCGGATTTGTCGATGCCGATCGCCTATTCGCGCGGCTTGTCGGGTAATTCGGTGGTACTCGGTGGCGGCAACAAGGATAGCGGCAGCTATTCGATCGGGCTGGGTCTGGACGTCTACAGCAAGTACCGCTTCGACCTGCAGTATGCCGATTACTTCGGACCGTACCGGACGGAAGACGGCGCAGTCGTCACCGCCAGCGGCAATGCCGCCGTCAAGGACCGCGGCACGGTTTACCTGACATTCAAGACCACATTCTAA
- a CDS encoding DUF1329 domain-containing protein, whose protein sequence is MTKLTKAMLAAGLLAAQMDAVHAAVTAEEAKKLGTTLTLVGAEKAGNKDGTIPEYTGGLTTAPAGFTKGSAVRPDPFAGEKPLFSIDAKNMAQYADKLTEGTKALMKTHSGYRVDVYKTHRTAALPKWVLDNTAKNATRAKSSDDGLSMHGAQAGVPFPIPKNGNEVMHNYLSSFQGTAIVIPKFSAWNVDSAGKTILSAQGVWTQDFPYYDQKAEDRSVLYRARVTYTGPARRNGEGLMMVEPLDYTANQSRAWAYLPGQRRVRLAPDLAYDAPNSSTAGMSTIDDVNLFNGKQDRYDFNLVGKKEMYVPYNTYRLTYTDKPEDVLQAKFINPDMVRWELHRVWVVDAKLKEGQRHIYSRRTFYVDEDSWNIIAVDQYDGRGQLWRPGFAYQVQNYDVPAPSNMTAGHYDLIAGSYYLNTWPGAGGMRIGDMLQPASSWSPDNLAGKGIR, encoded by the coding sequence ATGACGAAATTAACTAAAGCAATGCTTGCTGCCGGCTTGCTGGCGGCGCAGATGGATGCCGTGCACGCTGCCGTGACTGCGGAGGAAGCGAAGAAGCTGGGTACTACGCTCACGCTTGTCGGCGCAGAAAAAGCGGGCAACAAGGACGGCACCATTCCGGAATACACTGGCGGCCTGACCACAGCACCAGCCGGCTTCACCAAAGGCAGCGCCGTGCGCCCCGATCCATTCGCCGGCGAAAAGCCCTTGTTCTCGATCGATGCGAAGAATATGGCGCAGTATGCCGACAAGCTCACCGAAGGCACGAAAGCCTTGATGAAGACCCACTCTGGCTATCGCGTCGACGTCTACAAGACGCACCGTACCGCGGCACTCCCGAAGTGGGTTCTCGATAACACGGCCAAGAACGCGACTCGCGCCAAGAGCTCCGACGATGGCCTTTCCATGCATGGCGCACAAGCCGGCGTTCCATTCCCGATCCCGAAGAACGGCAATGAAGTCATGCATAACTATCTGTCAAGCTTCCAGGGCACGGCGATCGTGATTCCGAAGTTCAGCGCCTGGAACGTCGACAGCGCCGGCAAAACCATTCTGTCCGCACAAGGCGTATGGACACAGGATTTCCCGTACTACGATCAAAAGGCGGAAGACCGCTCGGTGCTTTATCGGGCGCGTGTCACTTACACTGGACCGGCGCGCCGTAACGGCGAGGGGCTGATGATGGTGGAGCCGTTGGACTACACGGCCAACCAGTCTCGTGCCTGGGCCTATTTGCCGGGCCAGCGTCGGGTGCGCCTGGCGCCGGATCTTGCCTACGACGCGCCCAATTCGAGCACGGCCGGCATGTCGACCATCGACGACGTCAACCTGTTCAACGGCAAGCAGGACCGCTACGACTTCAATCTGGTCGGCAAGAAGGAAATGTACGTGCCGTACAACACCTATCGCTTGACCTACACCGACAAGCCGGAAGACGTTTTGCAGGCCAAGTTCATCAACCCGGATATGGTGCGTTGGGAATTGCACCGGGTGTGGGTGGTCGATGCGAAACTGAAGGAAGGACAACGCCATATTTATTCGCGCCGCACGTTCTATGTGGATGAGGACAGCTGGAACATCATCGCCGTAGATCAGTATGACGGGCGCGGCCAATTGTGGCGCCCGGGCTTTGCGTACCAGGTCCAGAACTATGACGTGCCGGCCCCGAGCAACATGACCGCAGGCCATTACGACCTTATCGCCGGCAGCTACTACCTCAACACTTGGCCCGGCGCGGGCGGCATGAGGATTGGAGACATGCTGCAACCGGCATCGTCCTGGAGTCCCGATAACCTGGCGGGCAAGGGTATCCGCTAA
- a CDS encoding arylsulfatase encodes MKDTQTVKASAGGILAKLVSAALLATSTLQAAPVSAQPQQKPNILFILVDNLGYGELGVYGGGATRGAPTPRIDKFAGEGLRLTNMNMEPQCTPSRSSMLTGRHAIRSGTYAVPYGGMAEGLTQWEVTMAESLSDAGYATALYGKWHLGSENGRLPNDQGFDEWYGIPRTTHEVLYATTPAYSPQITPGQPILEGRKGEKSNEVRVYDVEQRRLMDGDLARRSIAFMERQAKAKKPFFAFASLTQPHMPTLPNPKFAGKTGHGDWADMLAEMDDNVGQMLDAVDRLGIRDNTIVIFASDNGAEFMKPWDGWSGPWRGNYFTAWEGGIRVPFMIRWPGKIPAARVSDEIVHGVDLFPTLARITGARLPDDRPIDGMDQSAFFMGKIGKSAREGILIWVDNRLQAVKWRNYKLHFYQQDTMVSPAAKLSVPLLVDLYTNPQEDENKRDMAAGWATRPMLKMIGAFEASVKKYPLIPMGTPDPYQPPQSPQPPATKP; translated from the coding sequence ATGAAGGATACTCAAACTGTGAAGGCGTCCGCCGGTGGCATCCTGGCCAAACTGGTCTCTGCCGCATTGCTGGCAACAAGCACGCTTCAGGCTGCCCCCGTATCGGCGCAGCCACAGCAGAAACCTAACATCCTGTTCATCCTCGTCGATAACCTCGGCTACGGCGAACTGGGCGTCTATGGCGGCGGCGCCACGCGCGGCGCGCCGACTCCGCGCATCGACAAGTTCGCCGGCGAAGGTTTGCGCCTGACCAACATGAACATGGAGCCGCAATGCACGCCCAGCCGCTCTTCCATGCTGACCGGGCGCCACGCAATTCGCTCCGGCACGTATGCCGTGCCTTACGGCGGCATGGCAGAAGGCCTGACGCAATGGGAAGTGACGATGGCCGAGTCGCTGTCGGACGCCGGGTATGCGACCGCGCTGTATGGCAAATGGCATCTCGGCAGCGAGAACGGCCGTCTGCCGAACGACCAGGGCTTCGATGAATGGTATGGCATCCCGCGCACCACGCATGAGGTGTTGTACGCGACTACGCCCGCTTATTCGCCGCAGATCACGCCGGGGCAACCGATCCTGGAAGGACGCAAGGGCGAGAAGAGCAATGAGGTGAGGGTCTATGACGTGGAGCAGCGCCGGCTGATGGACGGCGACCTCGCGCGGCGTTCGATCGCCTTCATGGAACGGCAGGCAAAGGCGAAAAAGCCGTTCTTTGCCTTTGCCTCGCTGACGCAACCGCATATGCCGACGCTGCCCAATCCCAAGTTCGCCGGCAAGACCGGCCACGGCGACTGGGCCGACATGCTGGCCGAGATGGACGACAACGTTGGACAGATGCTCGATGCCGTGGATCGCCTGGGGATTCGCGACAACACGATTGTGATTTTTGCCAGCGACAACGGCGCGGAATTCATGAAGCCGTGGGATGGTTGGTCCGGTCCGTGGCGCGGCAATTATTTCACCGCATGGGAAGGCGGCATCCGCGTGCCCTTCATGATTCGTTGGCCCGGCAAGATTCCGGCTGCGCGCGTGTCCGACGAGATCGTGCACGGGGTCGACCTGTTCCCGACGCTGGCCAGGATTACCGGCGCCAGGCTGCCGGACGACCGTCCGATCGACGGCATGGATCAGTCGGCTTTCTTTATGGGCAAGATCGGCAAATCAGCGCGCGAAGGTATCCTGATCTGGGTCGATAACCGCCTGCAGGCGGTGAAGTGGCGCAACTACAAGCTGCATTTCTATCAACAGGACACGATGGTCTCGCCTGCCGCCAAGCTGTCCGTACCGCTCCTGGTGGACTTGTACACCAATCCGCAAGAAGACGAGAACAAGCGTGATATGGCTGCGGGCTGGGCGACGCGCCCCATGCTCAAGATGATCGGCGCCTTCGAAGCCAGCGTGAAGAAATATCCATTGATTCCAATGGGGACGCCCGATCCATATCAACCGCCTCAATCGCCTCAACCGCCTGCCACGAAGCCGTGA
- a CDS encoding porin: protein MKESISVVAILGTFTGAACAQTTISVYGSVDLAVRHQTNVVAPPDLGTPVGSATAMVTGYDYINRLGFRGVEDLGGGLNARFNLEAGFVPDTGSLDNAAGRLFNRSATVGFGGPWGTVDIGHQYSAGYKTMAPYDALSARLPAVNPTVFLAPGGTTPGCRPITAGACARFDNDIQYTGVFGGLTLRAEYAFGEAPGSEKTGSAAGIGVNYAQSPFLIGATYTKQKAGNAIPPNLPAFPNYPGIALDADKIDYSFGGAYNRGPWRLAVGYAEHKADTIGGDTTIKGGWAGVTYHFSPAFSLTGAYYRVKLSTVALPVFRPDGKEKVDVGVLVARYALSKRTSLYAELDRSDWSNGANFARKTNAAEGLGVTQGAVAIGITHLF from the coding sequence ATGAAAGAGTCGATTTCTGTAGTTGCCATTCTCGGAACGTTTACCGGTGCCGCTTGCGCCCAAACGACCATTTCCGTTTATGGCAGCGTCGATCTCGCCGTGCGCCACCAGACCAATGTGGTCGCGCCGCCCGACCTCGGCACCCCGGTCGGATCCGCGACGGCCATGGTGACCGGTTACGACTACATCAACCGTCTTGGTTTCAGGGGTGTGGAAGATCTGGGTGGCGGATTGAACGCCCGCTTCAATCTTGAAGCAGGATTCGTCCCTGATACTGGCTCGCTGGACAATGCCGCCGGTCGCTTGTTCAACCGTAGCGCGACGGTGGGCTTCGGCGGCCCCTGGGGCACGGTCGACATCGGCCACCAATACAGCGCTGGGTACAAGACCATGGCACCCTACGATGCACTGAGCGCCAGGTTGCCTGCCGTCAATCCCACCGTTTTTCTGGCGCCCGGCGGCACGACGCCGGGTTGCCGGCCCATTACGGCCGGCGCTTGCGCGCGCTTCGATAACGACATCCAATACACCGGCGTGTTCGGCGGTTTGACGCTGCGTGCCGAATACGCATTCGGCGAGGCGCCGGGCAGCGAAAAGACGGGCAGCGCAGCCGGCATCGGCGTCAACTACGCGCAGAGTCCGTTCTTGATCGGCGCCACTTACACGAAACAGAAGGCCGGCAACGCCATCCCCCCGAATCTGCCGGCATTCCCGAACTACCCGGGTATTGCACTGGATGCCGACAAGATCGACTACAGTTTCGGCGGCGCCTACAACCGCGGCCCGTGGCGGCTCGCCGTCGGCTACGCGGAACACAAGGCCGACACGATCGGTGGCGACACCACGATCAAGGGCGGATGGGCAGGCGTGACCTATCACTTCTCGCCGGCGTTCTCGCTGACCGGCGCGTATTACCGGGTGAAATTGTCCACGGTGGCGCTGCCGGTGTTCCGGCCCGACGGCAAGGAAAAAGTCGACGTCGGTGTTCTTGTCGCCCGCTATGCACTATCCAAGCGAACCAGTCTATATGCCGAGCTCGATCGCAGCGACTGGAGCAACGGCGCCAATTTCGCGCGCAAGACGAACGCCGCGGAGGGCTTGGGCGTGACACAGGGCGCTGTTGCCATCGGTATCACGCATTTGTTTTGA
- a CDS encoding sensor domain-containing diguanylate cyclase codes for MLQLFRTSLVFRTTVSVVLVVLLVGVFFTVVALSLLNDRERLQTAAHLDELLKTVESTVSISCFLQDKNLASEVSRGLMKNRVVKSVIIVEEGTVLAQEGRPSGTSGLRRTITSPFDASKPICQIVMEPNEAVIEEQVSRSSRLIVYLLLMQAAAVGLTVVIGVWKWVIEPIKTISDQLHRLPVEAGARLQLSRKYAKDEIARMVGDVNALITSLVKTLHQERELRIWREREEKRFRTIFENAETGIFVIDKNGYIFSYNPAFVRTLGIQEGDLSDRTKTSLPVLLGMSMESGNAIIARSLTENRVVAEDVRIDSGGREPRWISLVLNPVEEGMLQGLINDISERKKSEESANRLAMTDRLTGIANRLAFETKLADLAERAALDSGEPYILMLMDLDGFKQVNDTHGHDAGDAVLRHFAGLLESTVRKSDFIGRLGGDEFVILLESPIPREGVERIAQKIIASLAAPIRIGRDVEAKVGASIGIAFSREAADKDAVFKLADEAMYRAKRAGKNTYRMHPEDADADAIVGSE; via the coding sequence ATGCTGCAATTGTTCCGCACGAGCCTGGTGTTCCGTACCACGGTGAGCGTGGTGCTGGTCGTGCTGCTGGTTGGCGTCTTCTTCACCGTCGTCGCGCTGTCCTTGCTCAATGACCGCGAGCGGTTGCAGACAGCAGCGCACCTGGACGAACTCCTCAAGACCGTAGAAAGCACGGTCAGCATCAGCTGCTTCCTGCAGGACAAGAACTTGGCATCGGAAGTGAGCCGCGGTCTGATGAAGAACCGGGTGGTCAAGAGCGTCATCATCGTGGAAGAAGGAACGGTGCTGGCGCAGGAAGGCCGACCGTCGGGCACCAGCGGTCTGCGTCGCACGATCACCTCGCCATTCGATGCCTCAAAGCCGATCTGCCAGATCGTGATGGAGCCCAACGAGGCGGTCATCGAAGAACAGGTGTCGCGAAGTTCACGCCTGATCGTCTACTTGCTCCTGATGCAGGCCGCGGCCGTGGGCCTGACGGTGGTGATCGGCGTGTGGAAATGGGTCATTGAGCCGATTAAGACCATCTCCGACCAGCTGCACCGCCTGCCGGTGGAAGCCGGGGCCAGACTGCAACTGTCGCGCAAGTATGCCAAGGACGAAATTGCGCGCATGGTCGGCGATGTCAATGCGCTCATCACCAGCCTCGTCAAGACCCTGCACCAGGAGCGGGAGTTGCGCATATGGCGCGAGCGCGAGGAAAAGCGATTCCGCACGATCTTCGAGAATGCCGAAACGGGCATCTTCGTCATCGACAAGAACGGCTATATTTTTTCGTATAACCCCGCTTTCGTACGTACCTTGGGTATCCAGGAAGGAGACCTGTCCGACAGAACAAAGACCTCGCTTCCCGTCCTGTTGGGTATGTCGATGGAAAGCGGCAATGCAATCATTGCCAGGTCGCTCACCGAGAACCGCGTGGTTGCCGAGGACGTGCGCATCGATTCCGGAGGGCGCGAGCCGAGATGGATCAGCCTGGTGCTCAACCCCGTGGAAGAAGGAATGCTGCAGGGCCTGATCAACGACATTAGCGAGCGGAAAAAGTCGGAAGAATCGGCCAACCGGCTCGCCATGACCGACCGACTGACCGGGATTGCGAACCGGCTCGCCTTCGAAACGAAGCTGGCGGACCTGGCCGAGAGGGCAGCACTGGATAGTGGCGAACCCTATATCCTGATGCTGATGGATCTGGACGGATTCAAGCAGGTGAATGACACGCATGGCCATGATGCTGGCGACGCGGTACTGCGCCATTTCGCCGGGCTGCTCGAGAGCACGGTCCGGAAATCGGATTTTATCGGCCGGCTTGGCGGCGACGAGTTTGTCATCCTCCTTGAATCGCCGATACCGCGGGAGGGCGTCGAGCGCATTGCGCAGAAGATCATCGCCTCGCTGGCTGCGCCTATCCGTATCGGCCGCGACGTCGAGGCGAAGGTCGGCGCCAGCATAGGAATCGCCTTCTCGCGAGAGGCAGCGGACAAGGACGCCGTGTTCAAGCTAGCCGATGAGGCGATGTATCGCGCGAAGCGGGCGGGGAAGAATACCTATCGCATGCATCCGGAGGATGCCGATGCCGATGCGATCGTTGGCTCGGAGTGA